In Salvelinus fontinalis isolate EN_2023a chromosome 37, ASM2944872v1, whole genome shotgun sequence, the genomic stretch TCTATAATTGGTTCAGATATGGTCTagtccggaccaaatctgaaccaatccaCAATCATAGTTTGGACAGCACAgcgcagtacagtacagtagagcacagcagattacagtacagtacagtacagtacattaaagAAAAGTAAAGTatggtacagaacagtacagaagggcacagtagagtacattaaAGAAAAGTAACGtatagtgtactgtattgtaccctactgtaccctaatgtactctactctactgaattaaactatactgtactgtactactctTCTGAATTAAACCaaactgttctgtactctactgaattaaactctactgtactgtaccgtcTTCTCTACTGAATAAAACTAGACTGTACTATGctatactgtgctctactgtactaaactgtgCCGTACTGTAATGTGATGTTCAAACTTGTATAATATAGCCTAGACGTCTATGATTCGTTCAGATTTGGATCTGGTCTGCACCGACCAAAATTGTACTTGTTTGGGGgcagagctcattagaataataccaAGCAtgctttgcaagtgtttgtttttacatttacaccaaaaaatacatattttcaacatCTGTAAATTACATATTTTCCGGACATATTTTCAAGCTGTTGAGATTTTTACATTTTCCTGAACTCTATGCTCACAAAGGCTCCTTTCAAATGCTGAATGACCTGGTATGATGGTGCATTTATCAGTTATACAGTTTAAAGCCATCATTTGTGCGTTTTTCCCAAAGTTGATCTTTAAAGTAACtatccagtgtttccagatttctctgaaatatgacctataattaattagaatatgagtgaaatagttttctTTCCCACATGTTTTTATTAGGTATGTtgaaaagcagcttttctgtgttgcaatggtgtgggcgtaccccaacaactgTATGGTGTGGGCGCATACCGCTCACTAAAAATATCCATGGAGTAGACTGCTGATTGTTTGAGAAGTTTGAGGTAGGGGTTTCTAAGTTATAGTTTTTTCTCAAATTTATGCTTTGGCCTTAAATACAAACATAGGaagagtcaacaacattatttggctATGAGTTAACAGAAAATTAACTTTTAAAattgagattttcactggacagatgatttaaaactgcaacattttctctgagCCTAGTGGCAAAATGTATTTAGTAGCACAAAATTATACtgaattataaatatatatatatatatatgcgcaacatacaacaatttaaaagattttgctgagttatagttcatataaaaATTGGGGGGGTTGGGGGATCTTCCATTTATCCTTCCACTTATACAGTATCTTTCAAATACACCTCCATATACCCCTTAAGAGAGGCATAATAAGTCATGTCAAActgtgtagaactgcaggaagtacgtttttttttattcacacttgtcacacacacacacctcaaaaagAACAAAGTGAAGTGTCTCATGTTATGAGCTTAGAATAGATTAACAGTGCCACCATACCATAAAAGGGCACTTTTGTCTAGACGCGTGACAGGATAGCAAAGCCAGGCCATCAGTCAGTATGTCTGTGTTCTTCTGTATGCAATTCAACGAAGCACTGATTACTAGGTGTCGCAATGGAAATTTGTGCTGAGGGCAATCTTCATTGTATTTACATACACTATGGTAACTTTGCTGCAGAGCACGGTGCTTCTTCTCTGCTTCGCAATTAGATTCCCTCTGTCGTTACGGTCCGAGGGGTGACGACAGAGGCACCGCTCGGAGCCTCAATCAGTGTCTAATCACAGTCAATGGTTTCTTAAAGGCAGTCAGCTAGCAGCACATTGATTGCGAACATCGCTCGACAACAATTTAATGGAGATTGGTCTTCTCAAACCTCCCGCCTCGTCAAGGACTCTCTCAGTGTCATCAGCAGAGTGAAGGGAAAGATTAAGCTTGAAGGAAGGACAGAAAAAAGCTAATAGAATCACATTTCTAGAGAAACGTAACTTGCAGGCCAACACCCTGTTCACACATTTTGTTTTCGCAGAATTCTGCCGACGTGTGAATGCAGTAATGGCGTCTGCAATTTCTCTCCTCAAACCCACACGTGTAGGCCTAGCATGTTGCTGTGTGTCAACGAGTGGTGGCTGTTTTCCCCAATTCAATATGGTGTCTTGCTTGGGAATATTGAGACACTGAATCCCATTCACCTTTCAAGAAtaaacacaccactagagggGGTGAGTGTTGCTCTGTCTTCAGCTCCCTTATACTGCTATTCTCTATCCCCCACTATTTCTCGATAAAAGACTGACTATTGGTTGTTGACAAATACAGCAAAAGAGTATTGGGGAAAGTCAATAGCCTATGCTACATACTGAATTAACCGGATAGATGTCTATGTTAGCAATTAAATAAAAATGATCAATTAGAATGTGTCAAATGATTTATGAGAAGACTGAGGGGAAGAAAGGGCTCACTGACGTAAAAACAAGTTCTTGTTGTGTACATTTGGCCACTTGGAAAAACGATTGGACTTGGACACTGTATTGGGCATACACACATTATCATGTATCATACATGCTAGTGTGCACGCATGCATGGACGCAGGAGACATACACACAATAACCAAATAGCTGTTCTCTCTGCGCCAACGTACTGACACCTCTCATTCTGTGCCAGCAAAGAGGGGAGCACAgagtatacagagagtaccaccGAGGGCCTAGGTTGGCATGGACCCAGCCTCTGGCAGTGGAGTGGAACACATTATCACTTAGTGTGAGCTTTTAAGCCTTTGGCTATTCATTTGCCAAGTCCCCACAAGTGACTTTTTCTCACCAGGTTAATTTGGATGCATACTGATAAACAGAGAATATCCTCTTGTCAAAAGACCTGGAATAAAGACCTGGAATAAAATCATATATACAGTATGCTGGCAGAGTGGGCTCTgccaacatactgtatatatacaagtATACTGaattattgtacaaaataaaATGCCATTATCACAGTACAGTCACTATGGTCTTCAATGCTCTTGAAAATACATTATATTGAACAATAATCAAACAAATGCATTCTCTACATTGTTCACTGTACTGTCATTCAATGTGAGAGCTGCTGCTTAAGAAGTATGTGTGTTGCGAGGAAACGTTGGCAAGTGTGTACATTGTCTTCTTAGCCATGAAGAGGGGGTGTGTTGGGTATGGATGTGTGTGAGGCAACACGCCATGACCCAAACTCCACCTCCCACCCTAGCCCCACACACAGATAATACAGTCTTTAGGTAGGGGGTTGAGAGGGGTATTGCTACAGGAGGAGGGGGCCTGCTTAAGGGAGGTCTGGGCAAACCCATTTATGCCCTGAACactcccctctctacccctccccatTCTCCTTTATCCTTCTATAACCCTTTTTTGTGCAAGCGTCCCGGGACCCCGCATTTTGAATAGCAGCAAACACTGGGTCTCCACATGGTAAGTGCAACCTTTAGATACCAAATACCAAATGTTGAAACTGGAAATAATTTGATTAGTACATTTTGTTTTTGCAGGCAGGTGTACTGTATGCTTGCTGTGCATGCATATTTTTTTCATGTCTGAGCCGACCTGGGGGTGTTTGTTTTGGTGCATGTCTTTGTTTTGTAGCAGTATATTGGATCACTAATAGGGTTTCCTTCGCAGGGCAGGATACACTCAAAGTAAGGATTTTCAGAGTAGTCCTGTGTAAAAAGCATGAGTTGATTCTTACTCAAAAATGTTTGTAGAGGTGATTTTTCTACGGATTAGTCCCGTGTACCAGGTAGCAATGCAGTTTTGGTCTGACCCCTAAAACCGCAGCTATCTATGGCTTAGAGCTGAAGCTTTCCTCCCTTATTGATTTAATGCGGTGTAAAGAAAGAAACAAATTATATTATGATTAATTTAAAAGGTGCACTGAAAATAAACATCACAGATGTTGTAAATGTGCAGTACAGTTGGTAACCGTAACATTTGTTATGAATGTGATTTTATTTACTCATTTTTGCACAGCTTTTTGGGGTATTCTAAACAGGAAACATAGCTAAATGTAGTGAAACTTCTCGTGTTTTTATGAAAAGAAAGAGAATGGGTTAACTATATAAGGTGTGTTTAATTCACTCATGTTTCACTTTGTTTTGCCTCTCCTGTTTCATTCCCTGCAGGTATTTTGATTGTGGTGCGTCCGATTTCCGTTACATTCAGGCGTGCTACTGATGCTTGACTGCATTTGAATAAAGAACCATTTCAAGTAGCAGTAATCACCCCGAGCCATGAGGTTCCTGTGgcttctgttcttcttcctgtgcCTCCCTGTCCTGCCCAGCACTGAGGCCAAACGCCAGAGCTCCGACAACAAGATGTCGcagcccccaccaccaccagcggCAGGAAAGAAGCCCAAGAACTCTGTCCCCAGCTCAGGAGGGTTCAGCACAAAGGTTGGCCACAACTGTACCTGGGATACGTCCGGGGAGGGCGTAGTGAACTTGCTTGTCAGCTGTAGATCCGAGGAGCAGACCTACTGGTGCCGCTACGCTGGACAGCCAGACCTGTGCCAAGCCTACACTGACAGGAAAGCACAGGTCAGGCATTGGAAACAATTGGTGGGCAAGCTGAAGAAGAAGAGGAGTGCGTGCGATGGTGAAAAGGTGCTAAAGACCCGCTCATGCAAGGCCCCCATGGAGTCGCACATGAAGCTCAAAGAGAAGGGGAAAGGCGGAGGCAAGAAGGATCCAGTGCCCCTGGTTCCGGAAATggtagagaaggaggagaagaaagaggagaagaaagaggataGGACTCCgttgttagaggagagggatggggaggtgaACGACATGGAGCCagtggagagggatggggaggtgaACGACATGGAGCCAGTGGAGAATTACTGTGCCGAGGGATGGCATTCTGTCTGCTCATTCTTTGTAAGTTTCTTTGAAGGTTAAAGTCTTTGTATGGTTTTTGTAAGATAAAAAAGAGACAAAGCTGATGAACTCACCTTTGTATCCGGGCTTACTTCTTTGCTAGGTaaacaaaaatgtttttgtaTAAAGTGATATAGAGCCTAAATATAGGCTGCAGAGATttatttgtgtttattttattgcGAAACTAATCTTATCTTCTACAGACAATATTTGCTACTGTTCATTTGTAGTATCTAGACTTGTATCAGATTTATATTTTTTAACTTTAACACAGCATACAAAATTCTACCTGCGAATTAACATACCGTACTATATAACCATTTAACAGTTGTTCGACTCATTTAATAAATCAACACAGATGACATGGTTCTTTTTTTGCAAGTTGTGAATTAGTAGGACTATATGGATGATATAGTTGTCTGGTATTTCTATTGTCTATTGTATTTCTAAGTGCTATTCCAGGAGCTGGGAAATACGTTAATACTGTATTCAAAATCACAATAATATTGACAAGATCTTTATGCTGTAGTGTATACACTTGATAATAACAAATCAATTGTAATCAACATGAATAGGATAATCATGAGAACCTTTTATGTATTTTCCACCTAGTTCATCCCTTAAAATTGTTGCAATACCAGCAACATATTAGTTGCCAGAAAATAAATAATCTCTCGAGCCATCGTTTATTTTTCTTTACCAAAACTATGTCATCATAACACAGGAATTGCAGTTCTTAAAAATTGCCAACCCTGCTAATCAACAGATTATTTTCAAGTCTTTGTAAGTAGTGAAACGTAGGGTCACGTCTGTGAGACCTCGTGAACATAACTTAGAATAGACATAATGAAAGGGTTAATTGAAAATATATCTTGGAAACCTGTTGTGATCCGTTTCTTAGGTGATACTGACATGTCTCCTCTTGTGACACATTGAATATCCACATTTTCACAATTGCTCTCTGTGAAATAAATCAGTATTGTGACTACAGTAATAAGTGGATGTTTAGAAATAGTTCCCTGAAAAAATATAAAAGTACAATCTTATTTATCTGTGGTTCTATCATGACTTTCTTATCCATGGTTTGATTGAGATTATCTTCATGAGATCTTCACAACTCAGTGTGGTAGTCAATTgaaatactgtctgtctggttcagagTTGCTATTTGTGTAAGCTATTGTGTTATGTGGTAGCCAGTGGCCACAGTCCACAGACAACACACATCCCATTGTGAGTTGCCAATGCTAGCAGATGGCAGGGGGTACCTCCTGGCACTATATTGGGTCCCACACTATTTTCACATTAGACTCAGTTACAAACAATTTAATGAAAGAAAcaaatcgttttttttttgtgtTGTGACAGGGATAGAAGTCCAGCTAAGCTGTTTAAGTGTCCTATTTTGTTCAGGTTAGCAAcgcaaacaacaaaacaaaataacttGGACTGATTATACCAACCAGAGCCACAGAGTTCTGCCTAAAAGTCTCactgtgcttttgtgtgtgtgtgtccatgtgtggtCTCTGTGAAATGTATGTGATGATGATGGCCAATTCGATGGTGGGTTTTTAAATAGAAAGAGGATGGGCTGACAGGCATGGTGTGATTCATCCCGCCTGAACCAGATTTTTCCTACAGGGAATTGATACtcttccctgtctctgtgtctttctgtcaCAGAAATGTCCTCCATAACACTCTGTCTCAGTAACATACTGATTACGCACCTCTGAAGCAGTACATGTGATGTTCATTTCAAAGTTCATTGTTGGTTGGGTCAGCAACTCAATCCCAAATCAACTCACACTAGAGATATAACCGTTTGTTCCTCAGGCCTACTCCAAAATCATCTGTAAAACGTGATGATCTTCCTTTGATAGTGCAGCCCAGCATGCCTCCAACCTCTCTAAACCCTTCATTTACATCTGTAGCACCAGTGGTACGCTGTATACCCACTTATTTTTAGTGGGCAATgtgtatactcacttcttaatccccacCAATACGTATCAATGAAGTGGAGGAATACGCCATATCAAttaatacactcttagaaaaaaggtgctatctagaacctaaaagggttattcggcggtccccataggagaacccaccGAAAACAACTTTTGGAACctgtttttctaagagtgtagggttGATGGAACAGATctgaatgtttagcttaaaatgttgataaactattatttattcacattttaggcacagcaatgtgcacacggcagtaggcCTATGCATGAATGTTTCAAAATGCAATTTGGGGGGGAAACATCGTTCTAAACTGCACATGCAAGCAGTTTCATGGACAGAGATGGAAACATCTGATAGGAAGAGGCGGGAGAGACTCAACGActatcatgggttgctaatatgattcGAATAATGTCTTTGGCTgctagacaatgaaagaaagttgaaagATTTTGTCTGCAGGCTACGTTGAGGCAatgtaagacatgcctcataatatgaagtaaaacgtccagctttcaaacaattaaggaacCGTAAAAATATAGCAGTGCTAATGATAGACCTAACCGTCTTCTGGTAGATGTAAAGACTTTCCCCCAAACCTTCTtattaaatgttaactagctacaaagtagcctatatCTTCCTGACAgtatgatatcatgattatttgcatcaatcaaATGGACCATTTATTTTGCAAAATCCATCTCATGTGCTACAGAAATAGCAAATCAAACAACATTGCTAGGTTGACTTAAAGGATAACTACTCTCAAAAATACAACATTCTTacatttttcccagacctcaaaagtggtctcctgatgtggttcaAGCATTGTTATGGCCTTAGAAAACAACATTTTGTTATTTTCTGTTAAAAAAGTGTGACTTTGAGAAACAAAACCTGAAGAAAATTGTGAAAATCGGAAACCTGTGAATTTCAGACTCAGTTTATCTGTTTCAACTGCAGACCTACTATTAGCCTACTACACAGTACAGCTTAGGTTGGCTTGACTGTGAAGGACTAAAGTCATTCAGATTGTATGTCACTGATTCTCCTAGAATTTGTCACACAGAGCGCCTTTCGCTGGGCGGGCTGTTTGGAAAAATGTTGGCAAAAttagagtatacccacttctccaggcaccactacaccactgtacagcacatacagtaaaatagtgttaaacaaaaaaaatatattttagattttagatacatcaaagtagccaccctttgtcttgatgacagctttgcacactcttggcattctctcaactagcttcacctgtaatgcttttccaacagtcttgaaggagttcccacatatgctgagcacttgttggctgcttttccttcactctgcggtccaactcatcccaaaccatctcaattgggttgaggtcgggtgattgtggaggccaggtcatctgacacagcactccactactctccttcttggtcaaatagccctgacacagcctggaggtgtgttgggtcattgtcctgttgaaaacaaatgaaagACCCACtaggcgcaaaccagatgggatggtgtatcgctgcagaatgttaagtgtgccttgaattgtaaataaatcacagacagtgtcaccagcaaagcacccacaaacatcacacctcctcctccatgcttcacggtgggaaccacatatgcagagatcatccattcacctactttgcgtctcacaatGATGAGGCGGTTGGAAccacaaatctcaaatttggactcatcagaccaaaggacagatttccaccggtctaatgttcattgctcctgtttcttggcccaagcaagtcttgtcttcttattggtgtcctttagtgtagttttttgttgttgcagcaattcgaccattaaGGCCCGATTCAcggagtctcctctgaacagctgatgttgagatgtgtctcttacttgaactctgtgacacatttatttgggctgcaatttctgagactgataactctaatgaacttatcctctgcagcagaggtaactctggttattccttttctgtggcggtcctcatgagagccagtttcattatagcgcttgatggtttatgcgactgcacttgaagaaactttaaaagttcttgacatttttgtgattgactgaccttcatgtcttaaagtaatgatggactgtcgtttccctttgcttatttgagctgttcttgccataatatggacttggtcttttaccaaataggtctatcttctgtataccacccctaccttgtgacaactgattggctcaaatgcattaagaaggaaagaaatgccactaattaacttaacaaggcacacctgttaattgaaatgcattccaggtgactacctcagtaagttggttgagagaattccaagagtgtgcaaagctgtcatcaaggcaaagtgtggctactttgaagaatctaaaatatcaaatatattttgatttgtttaacacttttttgtttttggttactacatgattccatatgtgttatttcatagttttgatgtcttcactattattctacaatgtagaaattttttaaaataaagaaaaacccttgaatgtgtaggtgtgaccaaacttttgactgatactgtatatcattaggacacacacacacacgcaggagaGGAATGCTTATATTCCTGTCTCAACCTAGGGGCCTGTCTTTAGACTCCTCTCCACAGTCGCTCCATTGTCCCTCATAGACAAAATAGAGCAGAGATGACTTGTATGCCTCTGCCGTGGCAGTGGGCCATCCCCAGAAGCAGGGCTAAGGAAGAATCTGAATACACTACTGTGAGTGACTTAGCATGCAGACCAACAGTGAACTCCAAAGAAGAAAtgaaagtcgcacactccattCTTAATTGCAATGTGATTAGTTTTACTCTGCAAGAATGCCTACATCATTTAAGCTTTTTCCATGTCTGCCATATTACACACCTCCACCAGCACCCATTAGCAGGTCAATTATTATTTAATCCAAGCAAAGTTTTTACTGAGTTTCAACAGCAGCAACTTAATATGTCCTTATGTTTACAAGTAAAATGGGCTCTCCTATAATCACCAGGGGCAACCGGCACAGACACACGTTTGTATCTGATGATGACAGAGAAATAATTGGGCGCAAATGCCGTCAATTTCCAGACTTGTGCATCCAATTACCAGATGCTTAAGATTGAACAGCAACCCTGCCTGTGATTCAGAGGTTTAAATGAAAGCAAAGGGACGTTTGGAATCACACGTGACACAAGATGTCTGGCTGCACAGTTACATCCTGTTGTCAAGCCTTGTGTACCACTTACCAAATGtttatgctcatcaaaccattcgaTGTTGGTGTCATTGTGAAGCTAGTACCATTCTGGTAGGGTAGAGTGGGGTAAGTTCAGCCAAAGGGTTAGTTGAGccaccccttgtttctaggaaaccatacacaaaatgaataatgttaccaaatatttaggaagatgtcataatttcatgtagtctgtgaatgaagaaaccacatggaaaaagtggtaaatAAGTTAGGTCCAAAAAGCAGATTTTTTTACAAAGTAAAATGTGTTCTTGTGTTATAGGTTTCATAATACATTCTATCTAAAcaaagtagatcattttaagattgttTTATACATCatttggggtctctataagctacaatatgaagccctaaacctagcatgaaagtgcgtccttgtagctgtgtgggcggcaggtagcctagtggttagagtgttggaatcagctcaaatccctgagctgacaaggtaaaaatctgttattctgcccctgaacaaggcagttaacccactgttcctaggccatcattgaaaataagaatttgttcttaactgacttgcctagttaaataaaggaaaataataataaaatagtttgccttggggtaagttgatcCAATGGCCACCATTCCCCTTACAAATGACTATTACATTTTGCCTAGTATTTTTGCAATGTGTCATGCATATGAACTCAAGATAGTGCATGTTTATTGTTACAGAGCAGACATCATCATGCCCGTGTATACAAACGTAAAACAAGCAGGGGAAATGAAAGGGTAAGTGATATTGAACAGAgagatctacagtatatatctgaATGTAGGCATACATTTGAAGACGTCCTCTAgtgattttttaaaacttttactgttgaaaagcgatatcccaagtagaaatacagtaatgtacacacactaaagggtaaaacaatacaaaatagacaactgcaaacttcaaggagTAGGGCATGTCATCTGCCTCCCCTCATActtgaggaacaatagaggagcaatAGAGTACAAGTAAGATTTTGTGTGTCCCCCCCACTTATGCTATGTCATGActtacctggaccacctattgagatgttCCTTTTTTTAAGTAAATCAGGGGTTACATGTAAGATGTGCCAAGAAACCActtttttggacaagctatgttttcaaaactgttatgtTGACATTAATTCAAATTATTTCCAGAGATACACAGAATCCCGAAATATATGTTGATGAATTTGTTAGAAAtaatactacactgctcaaaaaaataaagggaacacttaaacaacacaatgtaactccaagtcaatcacacttctgtgaaatcaaactgtccacttaggaagcaacactgattgacaataaatttcacatgctgttgtgcaaatggaatagacaaaaggtggaaattataggcaattagtaagacaccccccaaataggaatggttctgcaggtggtgaccacacaccacttctcagttcctatgcttcctggctgatgttttggtcacttttgaatgctggcggtgctttcactctagtggtagcatgagacggagtctacaacccacacaagtggctcaggtagtgcagttcatccaggatggcacatcaatgcgagctgtggcaaaaaggtttgttgtgtctgtcagcgtagtgtccagagcatggaggcgctaccaggagacaggccagtacatcaggagacgtggaggaggccgtaggagggcaacaacccagcagcaggaccgctacctccgcctttgtgcaaggaggtgcactaccagagcccagcaaaaggacctccagcaggccacaaatgtgcatgtgtcagcatatggtctcacaaggggtctgaggatctcatctcggtacctaatggcagtcaggctacctctggcgagcacatggagggctgtgcggccccacaaagaaatgctaccccacaccatgactgacccaccgccaaaccggtcatgctggaggatgttgcaggcagcagaacgttctccacggcgtctccagactctgtcacgtctgtcacatgtgctcatgtgctcagtgtgaacctgctttcatctgtgaagagcacagggcgccagtggcgaatttgccaatcttggtgttctctggcaaatgccaaacgtcctgcacggtgttgggctgtaagcacaacccccacctgtggacgtcgggccctcataccatcctcatggagtctgtttctgaccgtttgatcagacacatgcacattggtggcctgctggaggtcattttgcagggctctggcagtgcacctccttgcactaaggcagaggtagcggtcctgctgctgggttgttgccctcctacggcctcctccacgtctcctgatgtactggcctgtctcctggtagcgcctccatgctctggacactacgctgacagacacagcaaacctttttgccacagctcgcattgatgtgccatcctggatgaactgcactacctgagccacttgtgtgggttgtagactccgtctcatgctaccactagagtgaaagcaccgccagcattcaaaagtgaccaaaacatcagccaggaagcataggaactgagaagtggtgtgtggtcaccacctgcagaaccattcctatttggggggtgtcttactaattgcctataatttccaccttttgtctattccatttgcacaacagcatgtgaaatttattgtcaatcagtgttgcttcctaagtggacagtttgatttcacagaagtgtgattgacttggagttacattgtgttgtttaagtgttccctttatttttttgagcagtgtatatttcccttgacggagtgatgctgaatgtaacaaATTGCTCAACATACCCCACTCTTCCCTACAAGTTTGGTTGACAATCTGAAGATAGTCGTTGGTGACAAAGTGGTGGCCTAGGTGATTTCTAGTCCCTTTACTTTTGTCAGGCTGTGTTTTGTCGACTTGATCACATCTAGCAGGTGCTGCCATGAgcttaaaaaaaagtattttttataATCTATGTTTATTGCTGATGATGACTGGGAATTTTAATTGATGGTCTTGTGGGATGCAGCTTTTCTTgaagaagataatcaaggagacTTGCAGAGAAGTAATGAAAGTTCTGTAGTTTACAGTCTTGTAACAGTGTTCAACAAAACAGAGGCTTGGTTGTAATTTGATGTTGTGCATATTGTATTTTTTGCAGTGAATGAAATACAGGAATGCCAGACAAACATAACAAACATGTTGCCATTTTATTAAAAGCAATTTTCAAATATATGATAATGTTTTTCTTCTAAACAAATGCTTAGTATTCTCCAAACCTTTCTCAGCTTCACTTT encodes the following:
- the LOC129836438 gene encoding fibroblast growth factor-binding protein 2-like; its protein translation is MRFLWLLFFFLCLPVLPSTEAKRQSSDNKMSQPPPPPAAGKKPKNSVPSSGGFSTKVGHNCTWDTSGEGVVNLLVSCRSEEQTYWCRYAGQPDLCQAYTDRKAQVRHWKQLVGKLKKKRSACDGEKVLKTRSCKAPMESHMKLKEKGKGGGKKDPVPLVPEMVEKEEKKEEKKEDRTPLLEERDGEVNDMEPVERDGEVNDMEPVENYCAEGWHSVCSFFVSFFEG